Proteins from a genomic interval of Cupriavidus sp. WKF15:
- a CDS encoding LysR substrate-binding domain-containing protein: MKSTLDTLTGRLRMKQLQLLIALDEHHSLHQAAAAMAMTQSAASKSLQELEGMLEAPLFERSKRGMRTNAFGHCVIRHARQLVADLSAMCEEVADIRAGSGGRVAVGVIMGAVPDVLVPALEQLRQAHPNLALEIVEDTSLRLLGQLDDGHLDLVLGRSLVSDEPGKYHYHPLGDEQVSVVVGHAHPAPRVRAMGFADLAGYRWITYAGHMPMHALLQRELDHAGVRFPANAISTSSALITVAMLQRDPALVSLLPASVAELFVRQKMLRVLPVPLQSRQETFGIVTRRGGALSASARQLVAILKAGPGSQRRRHGPEA, from the coding sequence ATGAAATCCACCCTGGACACCCTCACCGGCCGCCTGCGCATGAAGCAACTGCAGCTGTTGATCGCACTGGACGAGCATCACTCACTGCACCAGGCTGCCGCCGCGATGGCGATGACCCAGTCCGCTGCCAGCAAGTCGTTGCAGGAACTGGAGGGGATGCTGGAAGCGCCACTGTTCGAGCGCAGCAAACGCGGCATGCGCACCAACGCCTTTGGTCATTGCGTGATCCGCCACGCCCGGCAGCTGGTTGCGGACCTGAGCGCGATGTGCGAGGAAGTGGCCGACATCCGCGCCGGCAGCGGCGGGCGCGTTGCCGTCGGCGTGATCATGGGCGCAGTGCCGGATGTACTGGTGCCGGCGCTTGAGCAGTTGCGGCAAGCGCATCCGAACCTGGCGCTCGAAATTGTCGAAGACACCAGCCTGCGCCTGCTCGGGCAGCTCGACGATGGCCACCTCGACCTCGTTCTCGGCCGCTCTCTAGTCAGTGATGAACCCGGCAAATATCACTACCATCCGCTTGGCGATGAGCAGGTGTCCGTGGTGGTCGGTCACGCTCATCCCGCGCCCCGCGTACGCGCCATGGGCTTTGCCGACCTCGCCGGCTATCGCTGGATCACTTACGCTGGACACATGCCGATGCATGCACTGCTTCAGCGCGAGCTGGACCATGCCGGCGTCAGGTTTCCCGCCAATGCGATCTCCACGTCATCGGCGCTGATCACCGTGGCGATGCTGCAGCGCGATCCCGCGCTGGTGTCGCTGCTGCCGGCCAGCGTGGCCGAGTTGTTCGTGCGCCAGAAGATGCTGCGCGTCCTACCCGTGCCGCTGCAATCGCGGCAGGAAACCTTCGGCATCGTTACGCGGCGCGGCGGCGCGTTGTCGGCTTCGGCAAGGCAATTGGTGGCGATCCTGAAAGCCGGGCCGGGAAGCCAGCGGCGGAGGCATGGCCCCGAGGCTTAA
- a CDS encoding LysR substrate-binding domain-containing protein has translation MEVPGVSAAADAPPAASSWHSHTRLKTRQLLLLLAVADEGSIHRAAEQLAMTQPAASKQLRELEEVLSVPLFERLPRGMAPTDYGRAMIRHARAVVGSLNQAREEVLALKAGRLGHVAIGAITSPGVRLLPPAIARVKASYPGLRVSVEIDSSNVLLDRLGQEKLDMVVARLFPEHDKGRLRYEPMAEEPVCAVVRPGHPMLAAPTLALADTTNAAWLIPPAGTVLRHRFELMFQRASLAPPTNVVETAALLFLTRMVTQSDMIAVLTADVAQYYVTFGMVEVLPMAMPCRMDDFGLITPTDRLMSPGALLVADALRETALRIYDQ, from the coding sequence ATGGAAGTCCCCGGCGTTTCCGCTGCAGCTGATGCACCGCCTGCGGCATCCTCCTGGCACAGCCACACCCGCCTCAAGACACGACAGTTGCTGCTATTGCTGGCCGTCGCCGACGAGGGCAGCATCCACCGCGCTGCGGAACAGCTGGCGATGACACAGCCGGCCGCATCCAAACAGTTGCGCGAGCTGGAAGAGGTGCTGTCGGTCCCCCTGTTCGAGCGCCTGCCGCGCGGCATGGCGCCGACGGACTATGGCCGCGCGATGATCCGGCATGCGCGCGCGGTAGTCGGCAGCCTGAACCAGGCGCGCGAAGAAGTTCTGGCGCTGAAGGCGGGCCGGCTCGGCCATGTGGCGATAGGCGCGATCACCTCGCCTGGCGTGCGGCTGCTGCCACCGGCGATTGCGCGGGTGAAGGCGAGCTACCCTGGACTACGCGTTTCCGTAGAAATCGACAGCAGTAACGTGCTGCTTGACCGGCTCGGGCAGGAAAAGCTGGACATGGTGGTCGCGCGCCTGTTTCCCGAGCACGACAAGGGTCGATTGCGCTACGAGCCGATGGCGGAAGAGCCGGTCTGCGCCGTGGTGCGGCCCGGCCACCCGATGCTGGCGGCGCCCACCCTGGCGCTGGCGGACACCACGAACGCCGCCTGGCTGATACCGCCGGCAGGCACGGTGCTGCGCCACCGCTTCGAGCTGATGTTCCAGCGCGCCAGCCTGGCGCCACCGACCAATGTAGTGGAAACCGCCGCGCTGCTGTTCCTGACGCGCATGGTGACGCAGTCAGACATGATCGCGGTGCTAACGGCGGACGTGGCGCAGTACTACGTGACGTTCGGCATGGTAGAAGTGCTGCCGATGGCCATGCCCTGCCGTATGGACGATTTCGGCCTGATCACGCCGACCGACCGGCTGATGTCGCCCGGCGCGCTACTGGTCGCGGATGCGCTGCGCGAGACGGCACTGCGCATTTACGACCAGTAG
- a CDS encoding IlvD/Edd family dehydratase, translating to MSDSKDKQRKPLRSTAWFGTADKNGFMYRSWMKNQGIPEHAFDGRPVIGICNTWSELTPCNAHFRKLAEHVKRGVYEAGGFPVEFPVFSNGESNLRPTAMLTRNLAAMDVEEAIRGNPIDAVVLLTGCDKTTPALLMGAASCDVPAIVVTGGPMLNGKLDGKDIGSGTAVWQLHESLKAGEINLHQFLSAEAGMSRSAGTCNTMGTASTMACMAEALGTSLPHNAAIPAVDSRRYVLAHMSGIRIVEMAREDLTLSKILTRQAFENAIRVNAAIGGSTNAVIHLKAIAGRIGVPLELEDWSHVGRDTPTIVDLMPSGRFLMEEFYYAGGLPAVLRRMGEAGLLPHPNALTVNGKAIWDNVRDAPITNDEVIRPLDKPLIRDGSIRILRGNLSPRGAVLKPSAATPKLLRHRGRAVVFENLEHYKERIVDESLDVDENSVLVLKRCGPRGYPGMAEVGNMGLPPKLLRQGIKDMVRISDARMSGTAYGTVVLHVAPEAAAGGPLAIVRDGDWIELDCEAGRLHLDIDPAEFERRMADVQPLQAPADGGYRKLYVDHVLQADEGCDLDFLVGCRGREVPRHSH from the coding sequence ATGTCGGATTCCAAGGACAAGCAACGTAAGCCGCTGCGCTCGACGGCGTGGTTCGGCACCGCTGATAAGAACGGCTTCATGTATCGCAGCTGGATGAAGAACCAGGGTATCCCCGAGCACGCGTTCGACGGCCGCCCTGTGATCGGCATCTGCAATACGTGGTCGGAACTCACGCCCTGCAACGCGCATTTCCGCAAGCTGGCCGAGCACGTCAAGCGCGGCGTGTACGAGGCCGGCGGTTTCCCGGTGGAATTCCCAGTGTTCTCCAACGGCGAATCGAACCTGCGCCCGACCGCCATGCTGACCCGCAACCTGGCCGCGATGGACGTGGAAGAAGCGATCCGCGGCAACCCGATCGATGCGGTGGTGCTGCTGACTGGCTGTGACAAGACCACGCCGGCGCTGCTGATGGGCGCGGCCAGTTGCGACGTGCCGGCCATCGTTGTCACTGGCGGGCCCATGCTCAACGGCAAGCTCGACGGCAAGGATATCGGCTCCGGGACGGCGGTGTGGCAGTTGCATGAGTCGCTGAAGGCGGGCGAGATCAACCTGCACCAGTTCCTGTCGGCCGAAGCCGGCATGTCGCGCTCGGCCGGCACCTGCAACACCATGGGCACCGCTTCGACCATGGCCTGCATGGCCGAAGCGCTGGGCACTTCACTGCCGCACAATGCGGCGATCCCGGCGGTCGATTCGCGTCGCTACGTGTTGGCACATATGTCCGGCATCCGCATCGTTGAGATGGCGCGCGAAGACCTGACGCTGTCGAAGATCCTGACGCGCCAGGCGTTCGAGAACGCGATCCGCGTCAATGCGGCGATTGGCGGCTCGACCAACGCCGTGATTCACCTGAAGGCAATCGCTGGCCGCATTGGCGTGCCGCTGGAACTGGAAGACTGGAGCCACGTTGGGCGTGACACACCGACCATCGTCGACCTGATGCCGTCGGGCCGCTTCCTGATGGAAGAGTTCTACTATGCCGGCGGCTTGCCCGCGGTGCTGCGCCGCATGGGCGAGGCCGGACTGTTGCCGCATCCGAACGCGCTGACCGTCAACGGCAAGGCGATCTGGGACAACGTCAGGGATGCACCAATCACCAACGACGAAGTTATCCGCCCGCTCGACAAGCCGCTGATCCGCGACGGCAGCATCCGTATCCTGCGCGGCAACCTGTCGCCGCGCGGCGCAGTGCTCAAGCCGTCGGCGGCAACGCCGAAGCTATTGCGCCATCGCGGCCGTGCGGTAGTGTTCGAGAACCTGGAGCACTACAAGGAGCGCATCGTCGACGAGTCGCTCGATGTCGACGAGAATTCCGTCCTCGTCCTCAAGCGCTGCGGCCCGCGCGGTTATCCAGGCATGGCGGAGGTTGGCAACATGGGCCTGCCGCCCAAGCTGCTGCGCCAGGGCATCAAGGACATGGTGCGTATTTCCGATGCGCGCATGAGCGGCACCGCCTACGGCACCGTGGTGCTGCATGTGGCACCGGAGGCTGCCGCCGGAGGGCCGCTGGCGATCGTGCGCGACGGCGATTGGATCGAACTGGACTGCGAGGCCGGGCGCCTGCATCTGGATATTGATCCCGCCGAGTTCGAGCGCCGCATGGCCGATGTGCAGCCGCTGCAGGCGCCCGCCGATGGCGGCTATCGAAAGCTCTACGTCGACCACGTGCTGCAGGCGGACGAAGGCTGCGACCTCGACTTCCTGGTCGGCTGCCGCGGACGCGAGGTACCGCGCCACTCACACTGA
- a CDS encoding MFS transporter yields MQTAPLERAVPGQEIGAPAQEETRIIGMLVRRLIPFLALIYVVAYIDRSVVGFAKLHMNAAIGLSDAAYGLGAGLFFVGYFLCEVPSNLALERFGARRWFARILLTWGLITMAMAFTQGAHSFYVLRFLLGAAEAGLYPGILYFLTKWFPMRHRARIIGLLVLAQPIALIITGPIAGLVLSTQGAFGMSNWQTLFVLSGLPAVLLCLPTLKILPEAPDSAKWLAPADRAWIERELAADQAAYALKPHGNPLHALKDKRVLLLSLLFLPFPLSIYGLSLWLPTIIKQFGVTDAMTGLLSAVPYLFAVVGLYLVPRHSDRKGERYGHIVVVSGMAAITMALSAWVQSPVLQFLFICLTAFSIYSIQAVVWALPGEFLTGASAAVGIATINSLANLGGYFGPYGIGVIKDATGSLAAGLYFLAAMLVFAVVMAFVVRAALRPGSAQSAA; encoded by the coding sequence ATGCAGACCGCGCCGCTGGAGCGCGCCGTACCAGGACAAGAAATCGGCGCACCAGCGCAGGAAGAGACCCGCATCATCGGCATGCTGGTGCGCCGGCTGATCCCGTTTCTGGCGCTGATTTACGTGGTGGCGTATATCGACCGCTCGGTGGTCGGCTTTGCCAAGCTACACATGAACGCGGCGATCGGCCTCAGCGACGCGGCCTATGGCCTCGGCGCGGGTCTGTTCTTCGTCGGCTACTTCCTGTGCGAAGTGCCGAGCAACCTGGCGCTGGAGCGCTTCGGCGCACGCCGCTGGTTCGCGCGCATCCTGCTGACCTGGGGCCTGATCACCATGGCAATGGCGTTCACGCAGGGTGCCCACAGCTTCTATGTACTGCGCTTCCTGCTTGGGGCGGCCGAAGCCGGTCTGTATCCGGGCATCCTGTACTTCCTGACCAAGTGGTTCCCGATGCGCCATCGCGCGCGCATCATCGGCCTGCTGGTGCTGGCCCAGCCGATCGCGCTGATTATCACCGGACCGATTGCCGGCCTCGTGCTGTCGACGCAGGGCGCGTTCGGTATGTCCAACTGGCAGACGCTGTTCGTGCTGAGCGGACTGCCCGCGGTGCTGCTGTGCCTGCCGACGTTGAAGATTCTGCCGGAAGCGCCTGACAGTGCCAAATGGCTGGCACCGGCCGACCGCGCCTGGATCGAGCGCGAACTTGCCGCCGACCAGGCAGCCTATGCACTCAAGCCGCATGGCAACCCGCTGCACGCGCTCAAGGATAAGCGCGTACTGCTGCTGTCGTTGCTGTTCCTGCCGTTCCCGCTGAGCATCTACGGGCTGTCCCTGTGGCTGCCGACCATCATCAAGCAGTTCGGCGTCACTGATGCGATGACAGGCCTGCTGTCGGCGGTGCCCTATCTGTTCGCGGTAGTCGGCCTGTACTTAGTGCCGCGCCACTCGGACCGCAAGGGCGAGCGCTACGGCCATATCGTAGTAGTGTCGGGGATGGCCGCGATCACCATGGCATTGAGTGCCTGGGTGCAGTCGCCGGTGCTGCAGTTCCTGTTTATCTGCCTGACCGCGTTCTCGATCTATTCGATCCAGGCGGTGGTGTGGGCGCTGCCGGGTGAATTCCTGACCGGCGCCAGCGCGGCGGTAGGCATTGCCACCATCAACTCGCTGGCCAACCTCGGCGGCTACTTCGGGCCGTATGGCATTGGCGTGATCAAGGATGCGACCGGCAGCCTGGCGGCCGGTCTTTACTTCCTGGCGGCAATGCTGGTCTTCGCGGTGGTGATGGCGTTCGTGGTGCGGGCCGCGCTGCGGCCGGGGTCAGCGCAATCTGCGGCGTGA
- a CDS encoding LysR family transcriptional regulator, whose product MTPTDLPDPKLLQLFDLLYDTRNVTRVAEQLGQSQPTISIWLGRLRKHLQDPLFIRTPGGMAPTPQADALIGPCREILESLRRFAAWEVAFDPLTALRRFRICMTDASHITLLPRLLAHLRAQAPGVKLEAARIDGNTERALESGEADLAIGYVPWLSGGIYQQQLYEQDWVCLANRQHPRIRARLGLKQYCAEGHVAIASGTGAQLLDQALVRNRIERVVVLELPGFLGLGAIIRSTDLITTLPRHIGETLAQANDLAVHACPIAVDGFAVRQHWHARYHHEAGNRWLRSQVTQLFGSTR is encoded by the coding sequence ATGACACCGACGGACCTTCCGGACCCGAAGCTGCTCCAGCTCTTCGACCTGCTCTATGACACTCGCAACGTGACACGTGTGGCAGAGCAGCTCGGTCAAAGCCAACCGACCATCAGCATCTGGCTAGGGCGCCTTAGAAAGCACTTGCAGGATCCCCTGTTCATACGTACGCCCGGCGGGATGGCACCGACGCCACAGGCGGACGCACTCATCGGGCCATGCCGGGAGATCCTTGAATCGCTAAGGCGCTTCGCCGCCTGGGAAGTGGCGTTCGACCCGCTCACCGCACTGCGCCGGTTTCGCATCTGCATGACGGACGCCAGCCATATCACGTTGCTACCTCGCCTGCTGGCGCATCTGCGCGCCCAGGCGCCGGGCGTGAAGCTAGAGGCAGCGCGGATCGACGGCAACACGGAGCGGGCTCTGGAATCCGGGGAGGCCGACCTCGCGATCGGCTATGTGCCTTGGCTGAGCGGAGGCATTTACCAGCAGCAGTTGTACGAACAGGACTGGGTGTGCCTGGCCAACCGCCAACACCCGCGAATTCGCGCCCGGCTGGGATTGAAGCAATATTGCGCGGAGGGACACGTCGCGATCGCGTCAGGCACTGGCGCGCAGCTTCTCGACCAGGCACTCGTGAGGAACCGCATCGAGCGGGTGGTAGTACTGGAGTTGCCGGGATTCCTGGGACTGGGGGCCATCATCAGGAGCACCGACTTGATTACTACCCTGCCCCGGCATATCGGCGAAACCCTGGCGCAAGCCAACGACTTGGCCGTGCATGCCTGCCCGATCGCGGTAGATGGCTTTGCAGTTCGTCAGCACTGGCATGCGCGGTATCACCATGAGGCGGGCAATCGTTGGCTACGCAGTCAGGTGACGCAATTATTTGGAAGCACACGTTAA
- a CDS encoding 2-dehydropantoate 2-reductase: MKIAILGAGALGCAIGATLTEGGHETWLLDRFEAHVDAMRRDGLRVDDASGSRRVKVRATTRGAEVGVADLVIVLVKSFHTDSAMRGAMELVGPDTLVLSLQNGLGHEDILADIVGRERVLAGKTYVGGVLRGPGHIESGVIGKATHIGELDGRLTSRVNAIADAFNTAGLTTKVSDNIMGTMWDKLLVNVATGAITGITGLTYGQLYEESVLKATSLAAVAEAMAAAQAAGVRLSMTDPEQAWVLAAEGLPAAFKTSMLQSLEKGSVTEIDFINGSVVRWGQRHGVPTPVNTTLVACIKGVERAMADRQQRQGAVS, from the coding sequence ATGAAGATTGCAATTCTGGGTGCCGGCGCGCTGGGCTGCGCAATTGGTGCCACCCTCACTGAAGGCGGCCACGAGACCTGGCTCCTCGACCGCTTCGAAGCGCACGTCGACGCCATGCGCCGTGACGGCCTGCGGGTCGACGATGCCAGCGGTTCCAGGCGGGTCAAAGTCCGCGCGACAACGCGCGGGGCTGAGGTCGGTGTTGCCGATCTGGTGATCGTCCTGGTCAAGTCCTTCCATACAGACTCCGCCATGCGTGGCGCAATGGAACTGGTCGGACCAGACACGCTCGTGCTGTCGCTGCAGAACGGTCTCGGACATGAAGACATTCTCGCCGACATTGTGGGCCGCGAGCGCGTGTTGGCGGGCAAGACATACGTCGGAGGCGTGTTGCGCGGTCCGGGGCACATCGAATCCGGCGTGATCGGCAAGGCTACCCATATCGGGGAACTCGACGGTCGCCTTACCAGCCGCGTCAATGCGATCGCCGATGCCTTCAACACTGCCGGCCTGACGACCAAAGTCAGCGACAACATCATGGGCACGATGTGGGACAAGCTGCTGGTCAACGTCGCCACGGGCGCGATCACCGGCATCACCGGCCTGACCTACGGGCAGCTCTACGAAGAATCGGTGCTCAAAGCGACCTCGCTGGCAGCAGTGGCCGAGGCGATGGCCGCGGCACAGGCGGCAGGCGTCAGGCTGTCCATGACGGACCCTGAGCAAGCGTGGGTGTTGGCCGCGGAAGGGCTCCCAGCCGCATTCAAGACGTCAATGTTGCAAAGCCTCGAGAAGGGCTCCGTTACCGAAATCGACTTTATTAACGGCTCCGTCGTTCGATGGGGGCAGCGGCATGGTGTGCCCACGCCGGTCAACACAACGCTGGTGGCCTGCATCAAGGGCGTCGAGCGAGCCATGGCCGATCGGCAGCAGCGGCAGGGAGCAGTTTCATGA
- a CDS encoding VOC family protein yields the protein MNVPKAYLEHVAIWVKDIHWHIRFFEDVFGMTMREVDGTPDEPRQYWTLGGLQFIHAPAHDGPEGRLAHLGVMCEDLEAVLAAAQRYDVKEMTQGRNWLRLPDGLAVECIQAKPASCVAQALAINPRAEA from the coding sequence ATGAACGTGCCAAAGGCCTACCTGGAACACGTCGCCATCTGGGTAAAAGATATCCACTGGCACATCCGCTTCTTCGAGGACGTCTTCGGCATGACGATGCGCGAGGTGGATGGAACACCCGACGAGCCGCGGCAGTACTGGACGCTCGGCGGACTGCAGTTCATCCACGCTCCTGCTCACGATGGCCCGGAGGGCCGGCTCGCCCACCTCGGCGTGATGTGCGAGGACCTGGAGGCGGTGCTCGCCGCGGCGCAGCGCTACGACGTGAAAGAAATGACGCAAGGACGCAACTGGCTACGGCTACCCGACGGCCTGGCCGTGGAATGCATTCAGGCCAAGCCCGCCTCGTGCGTCGCGCAAGCCCTGGCCATCAACCCTCGTGCGGAGGCATGA
- a CDS encoding MaoC family dehydratase translates to MTIIEKYWDDAREGDECTSPTYTVTKARILAYAELTGDHTPVHVDEDYANASHFGCIVAHGLFGLSIADGLKTQSEYRFLPGMSLGWTWDFLLPIKVNDVLHVKFRVGVMRPSKSRAGWGIVTLPSELINQDGQVVQRGEHRLMVPRRPGAV, encoded by the coding sequence GTGACAATCATCGAGAAATACTGGGACGACGCCCGGGAGGGCGACGAGTGCACCAGTCCGACCTACACCGTGACGAAGGCTCGCATCCTGGCCTACGCCGAACTCACCGGCGACCACACGCCGGTACACGTCGACGAGGACTACGCCAATGCCAGCCACTTCGGCTGCATTGTGGCCCACGGCTTGTTCGGCCTGTCCATCGCCGATGGCTTGAAAACGCAAAGCGAATACCGCTTCCTTCCCGGCATGTCCCTCGGCTGGACATGGGACTTTCTGCTGCCCATCAAGGTTAACGACGTGCTGCATGTGAAATTCCGCGTTGGCGTCATGCGGCCGAGCAAGAGCCGCGCCGGCTGGGGCATCGTCACCCTGCCGTCCGAACTGATCAACCAGGACGGGCAGGTGGTGCAACGCGGCGAACATCGCCTGATGGTGCCGCGCCGTCCGGGAGCAGTCTGA
- a CDS encoding CoA transferase: MQARPLEGIRVIDYSHFLAGPYVGRCLAALGAEVIKVERPGSGDAGRQHATVLDDQQSGYFLQLNMGKRGVSVNMKDPRGKAFMQRLCDSADVFVENYRPGALEKLGLGYADLSARNPGLIYCSISAYGHTGPDAHRAGFGLIAEAKSGIMQMIGTPGEAPPLLRISLGDMYTGIHAVAAINAALLGRVKSGKGQHIDMALYDTLVSMHEYAVQCYTLSGGRVLPEQTGHDMPTSTLYGVFTAADGYVVIAAQVDDAWRRFAALVESHGGPEGFGSDSRFYSLNGRNAGREEILAVINPWVAARRVSEVLALLDSIDVPCAKVQRIDEVLADPQIQARGMIVEQEHPRYGALRLPNLPFRFSDCDTTIYQVAPDLGQHNTTVAASLGYTDQEIASLEEDGVFYSARVDTSAATA; this comes from the coding sequence ATGCAAGCTCGTCCACTTGAAGGAATTCGCGTCATCGACTACAGCCACTTCCTGGCCGGTCCGTACGTGGGACGCTGCCTGGCGGCTCTCGGTGCGGAGGTGATCAAGGTCGAGCGCCCTGGCAGCGGTGACGCCGGCCGGCAGCATGCCACCGTCCTCGATGACCAGCAAAGCGGTTACTTTCTCCAGCTCAACATGGGCAAACGCGGCGTGAGCGTCAACATGAAGGATCCGCGCGGCAAGGCCTTCATGCAACGGTTGTGTGATTCGGCCGACGTGTTCGTCGAGAACTACCGCCCGGGCGCGCTGGAAAAGCTGGGACTGGGCTATGCCGACTTGTCGGCGCGCAACCCCGGCCTCATCTATTGCTCAATTTCTGCCTACGGCCACACCGGGCCTGACGCGCATCGGGCCGGCTTCGGACTAATCGCCGAGGCCAAGAGCGGCATCATGCAGATGATTGGCACGCCGGGCGAGGCGCCCCCTTTGCTTCGCATCTCACTGGGCGACATGTACACCGGCATCCACGCCGTCGCCGCCATCAACGCGGCGCTGCTCGGGCGGGTCAAGTCGGGTAAGGGCCAGCATATCGATATGGCGCTATACGACACGCTGGTCTCCATGCACGAGTATGCGGTGCAGTGCTACACGCTCTCGGGCGGCAGGGTCCTGCCCGAGCAGACCGGGCATGACATGCCGACGTCGACGCTGTACGGAGTGTTCACCGCGGCCGACGGATACGTCGTGATTGCCGCGCAGGTCGACGATGCATGGCGGCGTTTCGCAGCCCTCGTCGAATCCCACGGTGGCCCGGAAGGCTTTGGCTCTGACTCCCGCTTCTACAGTCTCAATGGGCGCAACGCCGGACGTGAGGAAATTCTAGCCGTCATCAATCCGTGGGTCGCGGCGCGACGTGTGTCGGAAGTTCTCGCCCTGCTGGACAGCATCGACGTCCCTTGCGCAAAGGTGCAACGCATCGACGAGGTGCTGGCCGATCCGCAGATTCAGGCGCGCGGCATGATCGTGGAACAGGAACATCCGCGCTATGGGGCGTTGAGGTTGCCCAATTTGCCGTTCCGGTTTTCCGACTGCGACACCACTATTTATCAGGTGGCCCCCGACCTGGGCCAGCACAACACTACTGTCGCAGCGAGTCTCGGCTACACAGACCAGGAAATCGCCTCTCTTGAAGAGGATGGTGTCTTCTACAGTGCGCGGGTCGATACGAGCGCCGCGACTGCGTAG
- a CDS encoding MFS transporter has product MTTATAHEPQGKHQSRKAAASGWIGSALEYYDFFIYATASALIFPQIFFPKGNATTAIIASLATYGVGYVARPIGAFVLGHLGDTHGRKNVLVWCMFLMGFSTIGVGLLPTYDQVGLLAPALLVMLRLAQGFAVAGEISGASSMILEHAPFGRRGYFASFTLQGVQAGQVLAAAVFLPLAHYMPADQFNSWGWRIPFLLSFVVIVAGWVIRREVSETPAFAEEGREGRSRSPVIDAIKFSWPDMLRVVCMALMNVIPVVATIFGAAYAVQPAYGIGLDKDLYLWIPVVGNIVAVLVIPFVGNLSDKIGRKPPLIIGALTSGFLAFVYLYAISIKNVPLAFGMSILMWGIVYQGYNAVFPSFYPELFPTRTRVSAMAISQNIGTAATAMLPALFTAVAPPGSANVWLTVGSIAFGITIIAALAAFSARETYRVHMNNLGEPGTEPVSKVEYDRMRAQSLTAPGMGRPAV; this is encoded by the coding sequence ATGACAACTGCAACGGCTCACGAGCCCCAAGGCAAACACCAATCAAGGAAAGCCGCTGCCAGCGGCTGGATCGGTTCGGCGCTTGAATACTATGACTTCTTCATTTACGCCACAGCGTCGGCATTGATCTTTCCCCAGATCTTCTTTCCAAAAGGCAATGCGACGACGGCCATCATCGCGTCGCTGGCCACCTACGGCGTTGGCTACGTGGCACGCCCTATCGGCGCCTTTGTGCTTGGCCATCTCGGAGACACGCATGGTCGCAAGAACGTCCTCGTGTGGTGCATGTTCCTGATGGGCTTTTCGACCATCGGCGTGGGACTGCTGCCCACGTACGATCAGGTCGGCCTGCTGGCCCCAGCGCTTCTAGTGATGCTGCGGTTGGCGCAGGGCTTCGCTGTCGCGGGAGAAATCTCCGGCGCGAGTTCCATGATTCTGGAGCATGCCCCGTTCGGACGGCGTGGCTATTTCGCGAGCTTCACGCTACAGGGCGTGCAGGCCGGACAAGTCCTGGCAGCCGCGGTGTTCCTGCCTTTGGCGCACTATATGCCGGCCGATCAGTTCAATAGCTGGGGGTGGCGTATTCCTTTCCTGCTTAGCTTCGTAGTCATCGTTGCTGGCTGGGTCATTCGCCGTGAAGTGAGTGAGACTCCTGCCTTTGCTGAAGAGGGGCGCGAGGGCCGCTCCCGGTCACCCGTCATCGACGCTATCAAGTTCAGTTGGCCGGATATGCTTCGCGTCGTTTGCATGGCCCTGATGAATGTCATCCCGGTGGTCGCCACTATCTTCGGTGCGGCATACGCTGTTCAGCCAGCCTATGGCATTGGGTTGGACAAAGACCTGTATCTCTGGATTCCGGTGGTCGGCAACATTGTGGCCGTGTTGGTCATTCCCTTCGTGGGAAACCTGTCCGACAAGATTGGTCGCAAGCCGCCGCTCATCATCGGAGCGCTGACATCTGGCTTCCTCGCCTTCGTCTATCTCTACGCGATCAGCATCAAGAACGTTCCGCTGGCCTTTGGGATGTCGATACTGATGTGGGGCATTGTCTACCAGGGCTACAACGCCGTATTCCCGAGCTTCTACCCGGAACTGTTCCCGACCCGCACCCGTGTCTCGGCCATGGCGATCTCGCAGAACATCGGCACGGCGGCGACGGCGATGCTGCCGGCGCTCTTTACGGCCGTGGCGCCTCCCGGTTCTGCCAACGTTTGGCTGACCGTTGGCAGCATTGCGTTCGGTATCACCATCATCGCAGCGCTTGCCGCATTCAGCGCACGAGAGACATACCGGGTTCACATGAACAACTTGGGTGAGCCAGGGACAGAGCCTGTCAGCAAAGTGGAGTATGACCGGATGCGCGCACAGTCGCTGACCGCCCCCGGCATGGGCCGCCCGGCAGTTTGA